In Geotalea uraniireducens, one genomic interval encodes:
- a CDS encoding ABC transporter substrate-binding protein has product MRLKLLIPTLLIALALAWPVPARPGSKLVAAVLTSDISRYKEAYRAFVRAMAAKGYDQGSVEFILQSPNPDPISWANSVRKFNAIRPDVLVTFGAPATLAAMKEVNDIPVVFTDVYAPVEAGVSRSMTRTGSNLCGVSSKVPLATLMKAMVEIRPVRSLGVLFNSRETGSLVQLKEMRRLAAQQGFAVVEANVATAERLDAALSHLLGRVDCLFVAESSVVGKHLEKIVRKSTEANVPVISLIPDAAEKGALVALEVSPQEQGQLAADYAAKILSGRRPGEMPIATPHKVELIVNLQAAKTLEFHIPFRVLSLATKVLK; this is encoded by the coding sequence ATGCGCTTGAAACTGCTGATTCCGACATTACTGATTGCCCTGGCTCTTGCCTGGCCGGTGCCGGCCCGGCCGGGGAGCAAGCTGGTTGCCGCGGTGCTTACCAGCGACATCAGCCGCTATAAGGAGGCCTATCGAGCGTTCGTCCGGGCGATGGCGGCCAAGGGGTATGACCAGGGAAGCGTCGAATTTATCCTGCAATCACCGAATCCGGATCCGATCTCCTGGGCCAACAGCGTTCGGAAGTTCAATGCCATCCGGCCCGACGTGCTGGTCACGTTCGGCGCGCCGGCGACACTGGCGGCGATGAAGGAGGTCAACGACATCCCGGTGGTCTTTACTGACGTCTATGCGCCGGTGGAGGCCGGGGTGTCCCGGAGCATGACCCGCACGGGAAGCAATCTGTGCGGGGTAAGTTCCAAAGTACCGCTGGCGACGCTGATGAAGGCGATGGTGGAAATCAGGCCGGTGCGTTCCCTCGGGGTGCTGTTCAACAGCCGGGAGACCGGCTCGCTCGTTCAGCTGAAGGAGATGAGGCGACTGGCGGCCCAGCAGGGGTTTGCCGTGGTCGAGGCTAACGTGGCAACCGCCGAGCGTCTCGATGCGGCCCTCAGCCATCTGCTCGGCCGGGTCGACTGTCTGTTCGTGGCGGAAAGTTCCGTCGTCGGCAAACATCTGGAAAAAATTGTCCGGAAGTCGACCGAAGCGAATGTCCCGGTGATCTCGCTGATCCCCGATGCGGCGGAGAAGGGGGCGCTCGTCGCCCTGGAAGTCAGCCCGCAGGAGCAGGGGCAGCTGGCCGCTGATTATGCGGCCAAGATCCTCTCCGGCCGCCGGCCCGGCGAGATGCCGATCGCCACGCCGCACAAGGTTGAACTGATCGTCAACCTGCAGGCCGCCAAGACGCTCGAGTTCCATATCCCGTTCCGGGTTCTCAGTCTTGCCACCAAAGTACTCAAGTAA
- a CDS encoding response regulator transcription factor, which produces MGKILIVDDDKAFSCFLKDHIKKYYPLLQVQICTDPVRALPLIRKGEVDLLLVDYEMPVLDGEKVIKYAREVGIETSRIIILSSRDADYLHQHFPLGTCLAVMNKHETAQKAVLDMVFKSLQRKAADATAG; this is translated from the coding sequence ATGGGGAAGATTTTAATCGTTGATGACGACAAGGCATTTTCGTGCTTTTTGAAAGATCACATCAAGAAGTACTATCCCTTGCTTCAGGTGCAGATCTGTACCGACCCGGTGCGCGCCTTGCCGTTGATCCGCAAGGGGGAGGTCGATCTGCTGCTCGTCGATTATGAAATGCCGGTGCTCGACGGCGAGAAGGTCATCAAGTACGCCCGGGAGGTCGGCATCGAAACGAGCAGGATCATCATCCTGTCGAGCCGCGATGCCGATTATCTCCACCAGCATTTCCCCCTCGGGACCTGCCTGGCGGTGATGAACAAGCACGAAACCGCGCAAAAGGCGGTGCTCGACATGGTTTTCAAGTCATTGCAGCGGAAAGCGGCGGATGCCACCGCCGGGTGA
- a CDS encoding metallophosphoesterase: MRIIVISDTHGNSAAIFQLLDSTGNIDAVIHLGDETGDTEHLELATTATIVRIAGNCDAASPFPRELTLELGGKRFFLTHGDRYGVKTTLENLRRKAAVERADVVLYGHTHLAAINKLDGRLYVNPGCLKRGCASPGYALLTLDGQALSAELVPLPA; this comes from the coding sequence ATGAGAATCATTGTTATTTCCGACACACACGGCAACTCCGCCGCCATTTTCCAGCTTCTGGACAGCACCGGCAACATCGACGCCGTCATTCATCTGGGCGACGAAACCGGCGACACCGAACACCTGGAGCTGGCCACCACCGCAACGATCGTCAGGATTGCCGGCAATTGCGATGCCGCCTCGCCTTTCCCCCGCGAACTGACGCTCGAACTGGGGGGGAAAAGATTTTTCCTCACCCACGGCGACCGGTACGGGGTTAAGACGACCCTTGAAAACCTGCGCCGGAAGGCCGCCGTTGAGCGGGCCGATGTCGTCCTGTATGGGCATACCCATCTGGCGGCCATCAATAAACTCGATGGCCGGCTCTACGTTAACCCCGGCTGCCTCAAGCGCGGCTGTGCCTCCCCGGGCTATGCGCTCCTGACCCTGGACGGCCAGGCGCTATCCGCCGAACTGGTCCCCCTGCCCGCCTGA
- the sppA gene encoding signal peptide peptidase SppA: protein MAVTGRKNILLGVVLASCALVGLFVLSVLLVRLALGERLTISSGPGVGYVEVKGVIVDAEEVVKQLHALQKNDDVRAVVLRIDSPGGVVGPSQEIYQEVKKLAAVKKVVVSMGSVAASGGYYIAVPATTIYANPGTITGSIGVLMKLSNIEGLLGKVGMKAFILKSGEYKDSGSPLRPLTAADRAVLQGVIDNLHDQFIRAVAEGRKLPLAVTRKLADGRVYTGEQALGLKLVDRLGTLQDAVTEAGRLAGIVGEPTLITPPRKPALLRDLLVEELAGAVRGAVRQESRFSVNYQLDGPSR, encoded by the coding sequence ATGGCGGTAACCGGGCGAAAAAATATCCTGTTGGGCGTGGTGCTTGCCAGTTGTGCTCTGGTGGGGCTTTTTGTCCTGTCGGTACTGCTGGTCAGGCTGGCGTTGGGCGAAAGGTTGACGATCTCCTCCGGGCCGGGTGTTGGCTATGTGGAAGTCAAAGGGGTGATCGTCGATGCCGAAGAGGTCGTGAAGCAGCTCCATGCCCTGCAGAAGAATGACGACGTGAGGGCGGTCGTGCTCCGGATCGATTCACCCGGCGGGGTGGTGGGGCCGTCCCAGGAAATCTACCAGGAAGTGAAAAAGTTGGCGGCGGTGAAGAAGGTGGTGGTTTCCATGGGGAGCGTCGCCGCCTCGGGCGGCTACTATATCGCTGTGCCGGCCACGACGATCTACGCCAACCCCGGCACGATCACCGGCAGCATCGGCGTGCTGATGAAACTCTCCAATATCGAGGGTCTGCTGGGAAAAGTGGGGATGAAGGCCTTCATTCTGAAGAGCGGGGAATACAAGGACTCCGGGTCGCCGCTCCGGCCCCTCACTGCTGCCGACCGCGCCGTGCTCCAGGGGGTGATCGACAATCTGCACGACCAGTTCATCAGGGCGGTTGCCGAAGGGCGCAAGCTTCCCCTGGCCGTTACCCGCAAGCTGGCCGACGGTCGGGTCTATACCGGCGAGCAGGCGCTGGGGCTGAAACTGGTCGACCGTCTCGGCACCCTCCAGGACGCGGTGACGGAGGCGGGACGGCTGGCGGGGATTGTGGGCGAGCCGACACTGATTACCCCGCCCCGCAAGCCGGCCTTGCTCAGGGACCTGCTGGTGGAGGAACTGGCTGGCGCCGTCCGGGGGGCGGTCCGCCAGGAGAGCCGGTTCAGCGTCAATTACCAGCTCGACGGGCCATCCCGCTAG
- a CDS encoding class II glutamine amidotransferase encodes MKRQPTHHFQKDISNCGLTGFISTSGKLVEGDVIIKSISLMHDRGNGLGGGFAAYGIYPDYKEFYAFHLMYESGMALQLTEEYLERHFYIDHHEAIPTRRIPAIANPPAFKRYFVKPLETAEYKEAVEFQSMTDQDIVVRHVMAINNEIEGAFVVSSGKNMGAFKGVGYPEEIADFFRLEEYSGYIWTAHNRFPTNTPGWWGGAHPFTLLDWSIVHNGEISSYGINKRYLEMYGYLCTMLTDTEVVAYTLDLLIRKHGLTPELASLAMASPFWDIIDTLPEDERQLLTAIRQVYGSALLNGPFAILFASNEGLIGLNDRVKLRPLVCATKDDFVYMASEEAAIREICPSPDKVWAPRGGEPVIAKMQPGVL; translated from the coding sequence ATGAAACGACAACCGACGCATCACTTTCAGAAAGACATTTCCAACTGCGGCCTGACCGGCTTTATCTCTACTTCCGGCAAGCTCGTTGAGGGTGATGTCATTATCAAATCGATATCATTGATGCACGACCGCGGCAACGGTCTCGGCGGCGGTTTTGCCGCCTACGGCATCTATCCGGACTATAAGGAGTTCTACGCCTTCCACCTGATGTACGAGAGCGGCATGGCACTTCAGTTGACCGAAGAGTACCTGGAACGGCACTTCTACATCGACCATCACGAAGCGATCCCCACCCGGCGGATTCCGGCGATCGCCAACCCGCCGGCCTTCAAGCGCTATTTCGTCAAACCGCTGGAAACCGCCGAATACAAGGAAGCGGTCGAATTCCAGTCGATGACCGACCAGGACATCGTCGTCCGGCACGTCATGGCGATCAACAACGAGATCGAGGGGGCCTTCGTCGTCTCCTCCGGCAAGAACATGGGCGCCTTCAAGGGGGTCGGCTACCCCGAGGAAATCGCCGATTTCTTCCGTCTCGAAGAGTACAGCGGCTATATCTGGACCGCTCATAACCGCTTCCCGACCAATACCCCGGGCTGGTGGGGCGGCGCCCATCCGTTCACCCTCCTCGACTGGTCGATCGTCCACAACGGCGAAATCTCCTCATACGGCATCAACAAGCGCTACCTGGAGATGTACGGCTACCTTTGCACCATGCTGACCGACACCGAGGTCGTCGCCTACACCCTCGACCTGTTGATCCGCAAGCACGGGCTGACGCCGGAACTGGCCAGCCTGGCGATGGCCTCCCCCTTCTGGGACATCATCGATACCCTCCCCGAGGACGAGCGGCAACTGCTGACCGCCATTCGCCAAGTGTACGGCAGCGCCCTGCTGAACGGCCCGTTTGCCATCCTTTTCGCCAGCAACGAGGGGCTGATCGGCTTGAACGACCGGGTAAAGCTGCGGCCGCTGGTCTGCGCCACTAAGGACGATTTCGTCTACATGGCCTCCGAGGAAGCGGCCATCCGGGAGATCTGCCCGAGCCCCGACAAGGTCTGGGCGCCCCGCGGCGGCGAACCGGTCATTGCCAAGATGCAACCGGGAGTGCTCTAG
- a CDS encoding NAD(P)/FAD-dependent oxidoreductase, translated as MNYVIIGNSVAAVGAIRGIRSIDPDGTITVLSRERHIAYGRPLISYLLGGLITEKRMAYLPEDFYEKNRVNLLLGAEATGVDSAKHQIRLASGETIAYDRLLVATGGDPFIPPIEGMADKERIFTFTTWDDAATMKGIADDIEKVVVIGGGLIGLKAAEGLHLLGKQITIVELADRILSAAFDRPAGKIVAKKMKANGIDVITEDTVVRIEGDGAEITGVTLKSGDFIPCDTVIVAIGVRPAAGFLKGSGVEVNRGIVVDDRMETSVSGIFAAGDVAEAKDFFSGVKNPMPIWPDAYIQGDVAGVAMAGSAKGYAGGLAMNSLELFKVPTISMGVTNPLDPSEYEILTYQDSANYQYRKIVIQNDRLAGAVLVGAVDRAGIFAGLIREKVAITPFKENLLAPDFGFVHLPKEIRNALFAPYGKVA; from the coding sequence ATGAATTACGTCATCATCGGCAACTCGGTGGCCGCCGTCGGCGCCATCCGTGGTATCAGAAGCATCGATCCGGACGGGACCATCACCGTGCTCTCCCGCGAAAGACACATCGCCTACGGCCGGCCGCTTATCTCCTACCTGCTCGGCGGACTGATCACCGAAAAACGGATGGCTTACCTGCCGGAAGATTTCTATGAGAAGAACCGGGTCAATCTGCTCCTCGGTGCCGAAGCGACCGGCGTCGACAGCGCCAAGCACCAGATCAGGCTGGCCAGTGGCGAGACGATCGCTTACGACCGGCTGCTGGTCGCTACCGGCGGCGACCCGTTCATCCCGCCCATCGAAGGGATGGCCGACAAGGAGCGGATCTTCACCTTCACCACCTGGGACGATGCCGCCACCATGAAGGGAATTGCCGACGACATCGAGAAGGTGGTGGTGATCGGCGGCGGGCTGATCGGCCTGAAGGCCGCCGAGGGACTCCACCTCCTCGGCAAACAGATCACCATCGTCGAACTGGCCGACCGAATCCTCTCCGCCGCCTTCGACCGGCCGGCCGGGAAGATCGTCGCCAAGAAGATGAAGGCCAACGGCATCGACGTCATCACCGAAGACACCGTTGTCCGCATCGAGGGCGACGGCGCCGAGATCACCGGCGTCACCCTCAAGTCCGGCGATTTCATCCCCTGCGACACGGTCATCGTCGCCATCGGCGTCCGTCCGGCGGCCGGCTTCCTCAAGGGGAGCGGCGTCGAAGTCAACCGCGGCATCGTCGTCGACGACCGGATGGAAACCTCGGTGAGCGGCATCTTCGCCGCCGGCGACGTTGCCGAGGCGAAGGACTTTTTCTCGGGGGTCAAGAACCCGATGCCGATCTGGCCCGATGCCTATATCCAGGGTGATGTGGCCGGGGTCGCCATGGCCGGCAGCGCCAAGGGATATGCTGGCGGCCTGGCCATGAACTCGCTGGAGCTGTTCAAGGTTCCGACCATCTCGATGGGAGTCACCAACCCGCTCGATCCGAGCGAATACGAAATCCTGACCTATCAGGACAGCGCCAATTACCAGTACCGGAAGATCGTCATCCAGAACGACCGGCTCGCCGGCGCCGTCCTGGTCGGCGCCGTGGACCGGGCCGGCATCTTCGCCGGGCTGATCAGGGAAAAGGTGGCAATCACTCCCTTCAAGGAGAACCTGCTGGCTCCCGATTTCGGCTTCGTCCATCTTCCCAAAGAGATCCGCAACGCCCTGTTTGCCCCGTACGGCAAGGTGGCTTAA
- a CDS encoding 4Fe-4S dicluster domain-containing protein, with translation MKRIYTLEDYCIGCHLCEVACITEHSASKDPVRAFLHEPARAISRCTVEEWDGGVVSFSTTCRHCDEPDCLRACISGAIQKGDNGTVRIDTEQCVGCWSCVMACPYGAIQRNLTRKKANKCDLCPDRKSPACVDACPNRALVYKEGSQK, from the coding sequence ATGAAACGTATCTACACCCTTGAGGACTACTGCATCGGCTGCCATCTCTGCGAGGTAGCCTGCATCACCGAACATTCCGCGTCGAAGGACCCGGTCCGGGCATTCCTCCACGAACCGGCTCGCGCCATCTCCCGCTGCACCGTTGAAGAGTGGGACGGGGGGGTTGTCTCCTTCTCCACCACCTGCCGCCACTGCGACGAGCCGGACTGTCTCCGCGCCTGCATCTCCGGCGCCATCCAGAAAGGGGATAACGGCACCGTCAGGATCGACACCGAGCAGTGCGTCGGCTGCTGGTCCTGCGTCATGGCCTGCCCTTACGGCGCCATCCAACGCAACCTGACCCGCAAGAAAGCGAACAAATGCGACCTCTGCCCGGACCGGAAGAGCCCGGCCTGCGTTGATGCCTGTCCCAACCGGGCGCTCGTCTACAAGGAGGGGAGCCAGAAATGA
- a CDS encoding FMN-binding glutamate synthase family protein, with protein sequence MLYKTVTESFNEFIVDRSDAKCIRCKVCVRQCAYEVHSYLEEADALTEDCTLCIGCRRCSALCPTGAITIRGNEENFKRNESWSGAHIRNLYAQADTGGILLAAMGNPAKYPIYWDHLLLDASQVTNPSIDPLREPMELRTYLGKKPDSIQVVKDEKTGKPKLATQLTPQLKLEYPFIFSAMSYGALNLNAHKAMAAAAQELGTLYNTGEGGLHKDLYQYGKNVIVQVASGRFGVSEQYLNAGVAIEIKVGQGAKPGIGGHLPGEKVNSEISETRMIPLGSDAISPAPHHDIYSIEDLRQLIYALKEATNYEKPVSVKIAAVHHIAAIASGVARAGADIITIDGFRGGTGAAPQVIRDNVGIPMELALAAVDARLRDEGIRNQVSIVVGGGVRSSGDAIKAIALGADAINLGTSTLLALGCTLCQRCYTGKCPWGITTNNPYLAKRLNPELGAERLVNLVHAWGHEMKEILGGMGLNALESLRGNRYKLRSVGLSEQDMNLLGVMPAGE encoded by the coding sequence GTGCTTTACAAGACAGTTACTGAATCGTTCAACGAATTCATCGTCGACCGAAGCGATGCCAAGTGTATCCGCTGCAAGGTCTGCGTCCGGCAGTGCGCATACGAAGTCCACTCCTACCTGGAGGAGGCGGATGCCCTGACCGAGGACTGCACCCTCTGCATCGGCTGCCGGCGCTGCTCGGCTCTCTGCCCCACCGGTGCCATCACCATTCGCGGTAACGAAGAGAACTTCAAACGTAACGAGTCGTGGTCCGGTGCCCATATCAGGAACCTCTACGCCCAGGCCGACACCGGCGGGATCCTGCTGGCAGCCATGGGCAATCCGGCCAAGTACCCGATTTACTGGGACCACCTGCTGCTCGACGCCTCCCAGGTAACCAACCCCTCCATCGACCCGCTGCGCGAACCGATGGAACTCCGCACCTACCTCGGCAAGAAGCCCGATTCGATCCAGGTGGTCAAAGACGAAAAGACCGGCAAGCCGAAGCTGGCAACCCAGCTGACGCCGCAGCTGAAGCTGGAATATCCGTTCATCTTCTCCGCCATGAGCTACGGCGCCCTCAACCTGAACGCCCACAAGGCGATGGCAGCGGCGGCCCAGGAGCTCGGCACCCTGTACAACACCGGCGAGGGGGGGTTGCACAAGGACCTCTACCAGTACGGCAAGAATGTCATCGTCCAGGTGGCTTCCGGCCGTTTCGGCGTCAGCGAGCAGTATCTCAACGCCGGCGTCGCCATCGAGATCAAGGTCGGCCAGGGGGCCAAGCCGGGAATCGGCGGCCATCTGCCCGGCGAAAAGGTCAACAGCGAGATTTCCGAAACCCGGATGATCCCCCTCGGCTCCGACGCCATCTCGCCGGCACCACACCACGACATATACTCCATCGAGGACCTGCGCCAGTTGATCTACGCCCTGAAAGAGGCGACCAACTACGAAAAACCGGTATCGGTGAAAATCGCCGCCGTCCATCACATTGCCGCCATCGCTTCCGGGGTTGCCCGGGCCGGGGCCGATATCATCACCATCGACGGTTTCCGTGGGGGGACCGGAGCGGCGCCGCAGGTGATCCGCGACAACGTCGGTATCCCGATGGAGCTGGCCCTGGCAGCGGTCGACGCCCGGCTGCGCGACGAAGGGATCAGAAACCAGGTCTCCATCGTGGTCGGCGGCGGGGTCCGCAGTTCCGGCGATGCCATCAAGGCGATCGCCCTCGGCGCCGACGCCATCAACCTCGGCACCTCGACCCTGCTGGCGCTCGGCTGTACCCTCTGCCAGCGCTGCTACACCGGCAAGTGCCCCTGGGGGATCACCACCAACAACCCCTACCTGGCCAAACGGCTGAACCCCGAACTCGGCGCCGAACGGCTGGTGAACCTGGTCCACGCCTGGGGCCACGAAATGAAGGAAATCCTCGGCGGCATGGGACTGAATGCCCTCGAATCGCTGCGCGGCAACCGCTACAAGCTTCGCTCCGTGGGCCTTTCCGAACAAGACATGAACTTACTCGGCGTCATGCCGGCTGGAGAGTAG
- a CDS encoding PilZ-like domain-containing protein, with protein sequence MKEELPDYAKYFAVGLRVEVRFPRSQNTTFHDWADITVFDEDLLVLQLSRDVLPDGIRTDTGTILDIRVGKDGYAYYCRGIIVAEEGPAKLSVRLISDVIPDELREFYRIDVHIPLTYSIPVGKTAEQIRQEWHDRRYPAPPPEDEQTGEVPAEPPPPPPPLPPVAANISGSGIRIKMREKLSADALVPLHLHLPLDQPREIEVVGRVVDVRGLHTREGTPPLFSTGLHFLHIDERDRDAIVQFVAVAQLERLRELRQGNVSITSLAYPSYAEQIRRRRILAAFTLFVILATLVAGLIYWQFTAKKGEIERTYEREIRKYRDNLPVR encoded by the coding sequence ATGAAGGAAGAGCTCCCAGACTACGCCAAATATTTTGCGGTCGGCCTGCGGGTCGAGGTCCGGTTTCCCCGGTCGCAAAACACCACCTTCCACGACTGGGCCGATATCACGGTCTTCGACGAAGACCTTCTTGTCCTCCAGCTCTCCCGCGACGTCCTGCCCGACGGCATCCGGACCGATACCGGAACGATCCTCGACATCCGGGTCGGCAAGGATGGCTACGCCTATTACTGCCGCGGAATCATCGTCGCCGAAGAGGGGCCGGCAAAGCTTTCCGTCCGGCTGATCAGCGACGTCATCCCCGACGAGCTGCGCGAGTTCTACCGCATCGACGTCCACATTCCGCTGACCTACAGCATTCCCGTCGGCAAAACCGCCGAACAGATCCGCCAGGAATGGCATGACCGGCGCTATCCGGCGCCCCCCCCGGAAGACGAGCAAACGGGGGAAGTCCCTGCCGAGCCACCGCCACCACCGCCCCCCCTGCCGCCGGTCGCCGCAAACATCAGCGGTTCGGGGATCCGCATCAAAATGCGCGAAAAGCTCTCCGCCGATGCCCTGGTCCCGCTCCACCTGCACCTGCCACTCGACCAGCCACGGGAAATCGAGGTCGTCGGCCGGGTGGTCGACGTGCGCGGGCTGCACACCAGGGAGGGGACGCCGCCACTGTTCAGCACCGGACTCCACTTTCTCCACATCGACGAGCGGGACCGCGACGCGATCGTCCAATTCGTCGCCGTCGCCCAGTTGGAACGGCTGCGCGAACTCCGCCAGGGAAACGTCAGCATCACCAGCCTCGCCTACCCATCGTACGCCGAGCAGATCCGCCGCCGAAGGATTCTCGCCGCCTTCACCCTCTTCGTCATCCTGGCCACACTCGTCGCCGGTCTTATCTATTGGCAATTTACCGCCAAGAAGGGCGAGATCGAACGGACCTACGAGCGGGAAATCAGAAAATACCGGGACAACCTCCCCGTAAGGTAA
- a CDS encoding DUF1858 domain-containing protein: MITREMLIGDIIRRYPATLKIFAKYGLDCYECQIADFEELQHGADVHKTDLEQLLKELNEEISRLQA; this comes from the coding sequence ATGATCACCAGGGAGATGCTGATCGGCGACATTATCCGCCGGTACCCCGCAACGCTGAAGATTTTTGCGAAATACGGTCTCGACTGTTACGAATGCCAGATAGCCGACTTTGAAGAGCTTCAGCACGGTGCCGATGTCCACAAGACCGACCTCGAGCAGCTGCTGAAAGAACTTAACGAGGAGATTTCCCGACTGCAGGCATGA
- a CDS encoding pyridoxal phosphate-dependent aminotransferase, translating into MKLADRVNKIQPSPTLSIDAKAKALKAQGVDVVGFGAGEPDFDTPANIKEAGKKAIDGGFTKYMPVGGADDLKDAIIAKMKRDHGLDYSRDEISVACGAKHTLYNISQALLQEGDEVIIPGPYWVSYPDQVVLAGGTPVFIMTDENTGFKITPEQLEKAVTPRTKYLILNSPCNPTGSTYTKAELAALAEVIKKHDFLIVSDDIYEKLLYDGLEFCNIPMACPELKPRTIIVNGVSKAYSMTGWRIGYACGPKELMAAMTKMQSQSTSNATSIAQKASVEALNGPQTAVAEMVKEFEKRRTYIVDRLNAIPGVTCFKSTGAFYAFPNFSGVYGKSFNGKVISNSTEFAAYLLEEAKVALVPGVAFGDDRYARLSYATSMENIKKGIDRIEAAIADLK; encoded by the coding sequence ATGAAACTTGCAGATCGCGTCAACAAAATCCAGCCTTCCCCCACCCTGTCCATCGATGCCAAGGCAAAGGCATTGAAGGCCCAGGGGGTCGACGTCGTCGGCTTCGGCGCCGGTGAGCCCGACTTCGACACCCCGGCCAACATCAAGGAAGCCGGGAAAAAAGCGATCGACGGCGGTTTTACCAAATACATGCCGGTCGGCGGGGCCGACGACCTGAAGGACGCCATCATCGCCAAGATGAAGCGCGACCACGGCCTTGACTACAGCCGCGACGAAATTTCCGTCGCCTGCGGTGCCAAGCACACCCTGTACAACATCTCCCAGGCACTGCTCCAGGAAGGGGATGAAGTGATCATTCCGGGGCCCTACTGGGTCTCCTACCCCGACCAGGTGGTCCTTGCCGGCGGCACGCCGGTCTTCATCATGACCGACGAGAACACCGGCTTCAAGATTACCCCGGAACAGCTGGAAAAGGCGGTCACCCCCCGGACCAAGTACCTGATCCTCAACTCGCCCTGCAACCCGACCGGCTCCACCTACACCAAGGCCGAGCTGGCTGCCCTGGCCGAGGTGATCAAGAAGCATGATTTCCTGATCGTCTCCGACGACATCTACGAAAAACTGCTCTACGACGGGCTGGAATTCTGCAACATCCCGATGGCCTGCCCGGAACTCAAGCCCCGGACCATCATCGTCAACGGCGTCTCCAAGGCTTACTCGATGACCGGCTGGCGGATCGGTTACGCCTGCGGGCCGAAGGAGCTGATGGCCGCCATGACCAAGATGCAGTCCCAGTCGACCTCCAACGCCACCTCCATCGCCCAGAAAGCCTCGGTGGAAGCGCTGAACGGTCCCCAGACCGCAGTTGCCGAAATGGTCAAGGAATTCGAAAAACGGCGGACCTACATCGTCGACCGGCTCAACGCCATCCCCGGCGTCACCTGCTTCAAATCGACCGGCGCCTTCTACGCCTTCCCCAACTTCTCCGGCGTCTACGGCAAGAGCTTCAACGGCAAGGTCATCAGCAATTCGACCGAATTTGCCGCCTACCTGCTGGAAGAGGCCAAGGTGGCGCTGGTACCGGGGGTCGCCTTTGGCGATGACCGCTATGCCCGGCTCTCCTACGCCACGAGCATGGAAAACATCAAGAAGGGGATCGACCGGATCGAAGCAGCGATCGCCGACCTCAAATAA
- the coaD gene encoding pantetheine-phosphate adenylyltransferase, with protein sequence MPRKIAVYPGSFDPITYGHLDIIDRGLKIFDSIIVAVARNSAKNALFTIDERLELLQKVLADNPRARVDTFDGLLVDYVLSQQASVIIRGLRAISDFEYEFQIAQMNRSISQEVETLFMMTSVPFGYLSSSIVKEVSSLNGPIEGLVPPLVRDALKRKFQERSA encoded by the coding sequence ATGCCCAGGAAAATTGCCGTCTACCCCGGTTCCTTCGACCCGATCACTTACGGACACCTCGACATCATCGACCGCGGGCTGAAAATCTTCGACTCGATCATCGTCGCCGTGGCCCGCAACTCTGCGAAAAACGCCCTGTTCACCATCGACGAGCGGCTGGAATTGCTACAGAAAGTGCTGGCCGACAACCCGCGGGCAAGGGTTGACACCTTCGACGGCCTTCTGGTAGATTACGTCCTTTCACAGCAGGCTTCGGTAATTATCCGCGGACTGCGGGCGATCTCGGATTTCGAATACGAATTCCAGATCGCCCAGATGAACCGGAGCATTTCCCAGGAGGTGGAAACCCTGTTCATGATGACCTCGGTGCCGTTCGGTTACCTGTCGTCGTCGATCGTCAAGGAAGTCAGCTCCCTGAACGGCCCCATCGAAGGGCTGGTGCCGCCGCTGGTCAGGGATGCTCTCAAACGGAAGTTCCAGGAGCGTAGCGCTTAA